Below is a window of Lacibacter sp. H407 DNA.
TAAGGAACAACTTATTTTAACTACGAATCAGGCTGTATATCGTATTCAGAAAAATTACAGCGCTGATGTAATTGCTTATGATAAAGCTCATTCGGATGTTTTGAAAATGGCGGGCATTTTTGCAAATGGTATTGCAAAACAGTTTCCTGAAAAATTCAAAACTGATCCGGCTGTCTTGTTGGTTAAATATTAATTATAACATTTCAATTTTATTATAACGGACATCATCCGTTTGCTATTATGGCTAAATTCAACCCAGCCACTAAATTAACGGCCATTGTTACAAAGCAATCATTGCTTGCCAGTGAACGGGCCATTGCAAATACAAAAGAAGCCGGTAATTTCTTAACAGACATTGCGGATGTGTTTTTATTTGTAGGCCGTATCATGCGTGAAATGTTTTCACGTGATTTTGAGTTCAAAGAATTTCTCCGTCAATGTTACCAGGTTGGTTACAAATCACTTCCGTTAATTTCTATGACGGGTGGTATCATGGGCTTTGTGTTAACAATCCAATCACGACCGGTACTGGCCGATTTTGGTGCAGTGTCCATGTTGCCAAGTATGGTAAGTCTTTCGTTGATCCGTGAAATGGGACCGGTAATTACGGCACTTATTTGTGCAGGAAAAATTGGATCAGGTATGGGAGCTGAACTTGGTTCTATGAAAGTAACGGAACAGATCGATGCAATGGAAGTATCATCCATCAACCCCATTAAATATTTATTGGTAACAAGAGTTTTAGCGGCAACGATCATGATTCCGCTACTCACCATTTATGCAGATGCATGTGGTGTGTTTGGCAGTTGGATCGGTGCAAATATTAAAGGCGATGTTTCGATCACACTGTTTTTTTCGCAGGCGTTTGCACCGGTTGACATGATCGATGTATTGCCGGCTGTAATTAAAACATTCTTCTTTGGTGCGGTTATTGGGTTTGTAGGTTGTTACAAAGGGTACAATGCAGGCAGTGGTACACAAAGTGTTGGTGTTGCTGCTACATCGGCTGTTGTAATGGCTTCGTTACTGGTATTTATAGTAGATATGATTGCTGTACAAATAACCGATCTCATCATATCATGAACACAGAAACAGAACAGGAAATTATTCGTGAAGATAAACAGGCTGCATCGGCAGGTCCGGTGATCGATATTCAACATTTGAAAAAATCGTTTGGTGCACAGGAAATTCTGAAAGACGTTTCACTTACGCTTGGCTTGGGTGAAAACCTGGTGGTAATGGGGAAATCAGGATCAGGTAAATCGGTGCTCATCAAATGCCTCGTTGGTTTATTAAAACCCGATAGTGGCAATATTACCATACTCGAAAAGGATGTAACCTCATTGCAACGAAAAGAATTGAATGAGTTACGACAAAAGATCGGTTTCCTTTTTCAAAGCGGTGCGTTGTATGATTCAATGACGGTAAAACAGAATATTGAATTTCCCTTGCGAAGAATTAAGAAAGAACTGACGGAAAAACAAATTGCCGAAAAAGTACATGAAGTACTGGAGAATGTTGATTTGGTTGATTCATTGAACAAAATGCCTTCTGCACTTTCCGGTGGTATGCGCAAACGCATCAGCCTTGCACGAACCATTGTAGTGGATCCATTGATCATGCTGTACGATGAACCAACAAC
It encodes the following:
- a CDS encoding MlaE family ABC transporter permease, with the translated sequence MAKFNPATKLTAIVTKQSLLASERAIANTKEAGNFLTDIADVFLFVGRIMREMFSRDFEFKEFLRQCYQVGYKSLPLISMTGGIMGFVLTIQSRPVLADFGAVSMLPSMVSLSLIREMGPVITALICAGKIGSGMGAELGSMKVTEQIDAMEVSSINPIKYLLVTRVLAATIMIPLLTIYADACGVFGSWIGANIKGDVSITLFFSQAFAPVDMIDVLPAVIKTFFFGAVIGFVGCYKGYNAGSGTQSVGVAATSAVVMASLLVFIVDMIAVQITDLIIS
- a CDS encoding ABC transporter ATP-binding protein, with translation MNTETEQEIIREDKQAASAGPVIDIQHLKKSFGAQEILKDVSLTLGLGENLVVMGKSGSGKSVLIKCLVGLLKPDSGNITILEKDVTSLQRKELNELRQKIGFLFQSGALYDSMTVKQNIEFPLRRIKKELTEKQIAEKVHEVLENVDLVDSLNKMPSALSGGMRKRISLARTIVVDPLIMLYDEPTTGLDPVTSDEISALILDVQKKYKTSSIIITHDIKCALHTANRIVMLREGLVFMEGKPEEFKKSTDEYIQSFSFQ